The genomic region GCGTCGCCGTCACCGGAGCACCCTCGGCGCTGTTCGGGGTGTTCGTCGTGCTCAAGACGCTGTTCGCGGTCGGCGCGGTGCTACCGCAGTACGAACCGCAGACCCCGCCGCGCTGGCTCAGCGGGGTGCTCAACCGGGTGCCCAGCGCGCGCCCCGGGGAGACGTTCGAGGACTACTGGGCCGAGAGCAACGCGGCCGAGGAGGACCGGCGGCGCCGCAACGAGGAGCCGCTCAGCCGCCCAGGCAGCCCGGACCCAGCAACTCCTTGAGGTCACCCATCAGCGCCGACGACGGTGTCACCCGCAGCGACGGGTCGAGCTCCAGCGTGGTGATCCGCTCCCCGCTGATCAGCCGCAGATGCACCTGCGAGGTACCCGGATGACGGGTCAGCACCTGCTTGAGCGCGGTGACCTTGTCGATGGTGCACTGCCGTGTCGGCAGGCTGACCGCGATCGGCCGGTCCGTCTGCGCGTTCGAGAAGTCCGGCACCACAAGGTCATTGGCGATCAACGAGACCCGGTCGTCGCGGATCGCGACCTTGGCGCCGACCAGCACCACGGCGTCGTCGGCGATGTCGGCACCGAAGGTGGAGTACGTCTGCGGGAAGAACAGCACCTCGATACCGCCGGTGAGGTCCTCCAACTGCGCTGAGGCCCACGGCAATCCGTTCTTGTTCACCCGCCGGTTCACCGAGGCGAGGATGCCGCCGACCTTCACCTGGGTGTCGTTGGGGACGTCGCCGTCGAGGATCGCCGGGATCGGGGTGTCAACCTGGGCGGCCAGCAGATGCGCGATGCCCTCCAGCGGATGCCCGGACACGTAGAGGCCCAGCATCTCGCGTTCCAGCGCGAGCTTGTGCTTGTCCTCCCACTCCTCGTCGGGCACCTTGATCGTGAACACCGAGTCCGTCGCGACGTCGGCGCCGCCGAACAGGTCGAACTGCCCCATCGCCTCGGCCTTCTTGGTGCCGAGCACGGACTCGACGGCGTCGGTGTGGATGAGGAACAGGCCCTTGCGCGGATGACCGAGCGAGTCGAACGCGCCGGCCTTGATCAGCGACTCGGTGACCTTCTTGTTGCAGGCCGCGATGTCGATCTTGTTGAGGTAGTCCGAGAAGTCGACGAACTTGCCCTTCTCGGTGCGTGTCCTGATGATCGACTCCACCACGTTGGCGCCGACGTTGCGGACCGCGCCGAGGCCGTAGCGGATGTCCTCACCGACCGAGGCGAAGTTCAGGCTGGACTCGTTGACGTCCGGCGGCAGCACCGTGATGCCGAGCCGGCGGCAGTCGGCCAGGTAGACGGCGGCCTTGTCCTTGTCGTCGCCGACGCTGGTGAGCAGGCCCGCCATGTACTCGGCCGGGTAGTTGGCCTTCAGGTAGGCGGTCCAGTACGAGACCAGGCCGTAGCCGGCGGCGTGCGACTTGTTGAACGCGTAGTCGGCGAACGGCAGCACGGTGTCCCACAGCGCCTTGATCGCGGCGTCGGAGAACCCGTTGGCCTTCATGCCCTCGGAGAAGCCCTCGAACTCCTTCTCCAGGACCTCGCGCTTCTTCTTGCCCATGGCCTTGCGCAGCGTGTCCGCTCGGGCGAGCGAGTAGCCGGCCACCTTCTGCGCGATGCGCATGATCTGCTCTTGGTAGACGATCAGGCCGTAGGTCTCGTCGAGGATGTCGCGCAGCGGCTCCTCGAGCTCGGGGTGGATCGGCTTGATCTGCTGGCGGCCGTTCTTGCGGTCGGCGTAGTCGTTGTGGGCGTTCATGCCCATCGGGCCGGGCCGGTACAGCGCCAGCACCGCGACGATGTCCTCGAACCCGGTGGGCTGCATGCGGCGCAGCAGATCGCGCATCGGCCCGCCGTCGAGCTGGAACACGCCCAGCGTGTCGCCGCGGCCCAGCAGCTCGTAGGTCTTGGGATCGTCGAGCGGCACCGTGTCCAGGTCGAGGTTGATGCCCCGGTTGGCTTTGATGTTCTCCAGCGCGTCGCCGATGATCGTCAGGTTGCGCAGGCCCAGGAAGTCCATCTTCAGCAGGCCGATGGCCTCACACGACGGGTAGTCCCAGCCGGTGATGATGGCGCCGTCCTGCGGCCGCTTCCACAGCGGGATCGCGTCGATCAGCGGTTCGGAGCTCATGATCACCGCGCACGCGTGCACACCGGCGTTGCGCACCAGACCCTCCAGACCGCGCGCGGTCTCGTAGATCGTGCGCACATCCGGGTCGGTGTCGATCAGCCCGCGGACCTCGGCGGCCTCCTTGTACCGCTCGTGGTTCGGGTCGGTGATACCCGACAGCGGGATGTCCTTGGCCATGATCGGCGGCGGCAGCGCCTTGGTGATCCGGTCGGCGATCGCGAAGCCCGGCTGGC from Mycolicibacterium phlei harbors:
- the dnaE gene encoding DNA polymerase III subunit alpha, whose translation is MSGSSSRSFVHLHNHTEYSMLDGAAKVKPLLAEAQRLEMPAIGMTDHGNMFGASEFYNAATDAGIKPIIGIEAYIAPGSRFDTKRIFWGDPSQKGDDVSGSGSYTHMTMVAENATGLRNLFKLSSLASFEGQLGKWARMDAELIAEHAEGIIATTGCPSGEVQTRLRLGHDREALEAAAKWREIFGPDNFFLELMDHGLDIERRVREGLLEIGRKLNIPPLATNDCHYVTRDAAQNHEALLCVQTGKTLSDPNRFKFDGDGYFLKPASEMRALWDDQVPGACDSTLLIAERVQSYADVWTPRDRMPVFPVPEGHTPETWLRHEVHQGLTRRFPGADVPQDYLDRADYEIKVICDKGYPSYFLIVADLINYARSVGIRVGPGRGSAAGSLVAYALGITNIDPIQYGLLFERFLNPERVSMPDIDIDFDDRRRGEMLRYAANKWGSDRVAQVITFGTIKTKAALKDAARVHYGQPGFAIADRITKALPPPIMAKDIPLSGITDPNHERYKEAAEVRGLIDTDPDVRTIYETARGLEGLVRNAGVHACAVIMSSEPLIDAIPLWKRPQDGAIITGWDYPSCEAIGLLKMDFLGLRNLTIIGDALENIKANRGINLDLDTVPLDDPKTYELLGRGDTLGVFQLDGGPMRDLLRRMQPTGFEDIVAVLALYRPGPMGMNAHNDYADRKNGRQQIKPIHPELEEPLRDILDETYGLIVYQEQIMRIAQKVAGYSLARADTLRKAMGKKKREVLEKEFEGFSEGMKANGFSDAAIKALWDTVLPFADYAFNKSHAAGYGLVSYWTAYLKANYPAEYMAGLLTSVGDDKDKAAVYLADCRRLGITVLPPDVNESSLNFASVGEDIRYGLGAVRNVGANVVESIIRTRTEKGKFVDFSDYLNKIDIAACNKKVTESLIKAGAFDSLGHPRKGLFLIHTDAVESVLGTKKAEAMGQFDLFGGADVATDSVFTIKVPDEEWEDKHKLALEREMLGLYVSGHPLEGIAHLLAAQVDTPIPAILDGDVPNDTQVKVGGILASVNRRVNKNGLPWASAQLEDLTGGIEVLFFPQTYSTFGADIADDAVVLVGAKVAIRDDRVSLIANDLVVPDFSNAQTDRPIAVSLPTRQCTIDKVTALKQVLTRHPGTSQVHLRLISGERITTLELDPSLRVTPSSALMGDLKELLGPGCLGG